A single region of the Nocardioides sp. W7 genome encodes:
- a CDS encoding GDSL-type esterase/lipase family protein produces the protein MRRVRTSRRSAALLTACFLGAAVLGPPPSALAEQGPGPVRVMLLGDSVTQGSTGDWTWRYRLWKHLTAGRAAVDFVGPDTETSSYKGAAPSYADPDFDLDHAGRWGRWAAEGRELVGGLVQDHRPDVVVVNLGVNDLLWDGYVDVTVSQLQELIANAQAADPDLDIVVSELLQEWLRTGPFDTEPRAAELNDRLPALAEAMSTETSRVVVADAAHGFALDDTYDGLHPNAAGEVKIAAAVADALAELGVGAAFPRPLPSVPAVPTSAPRVRVAAESGGATVSWSPVTGASAYEVSYRPAGGRPWQLVVAGARRGPVRLTGLRNGRRYAVRVQAWKGASAGAIGEAVVAPQYPPPEAVRKLRARRSARSLSVSWPAAAGATGYRIEWRRPGRAARAKTSTKPGTVLRRLAPHRKYVVTVEPRAGEVPGPRTRASFTTRRR, from the coding sequence GTGCGGAGGGTACGAACGTCGCGTCGGAGCGCAGCTCTCCTGACGGCCTGCTTCCTGGGTGCCGCCGTCCTGGGCCCGCCGCCGTCCGCGCTGGCCGAGCAGGGTCCCGGGCCGGTGCGGGTGATGTTGCTGGGGGACTCCGTCACCCAGGGCTCCACCGGTGACTGGACGTGGCGCTACCGCCTCTGGAAGCACCTCACCGCCGGGCGCGCGGCGGTCGACTTCGTCGGCCCCGACACCGAGACCTCGAGCTACAAGGGGGCGGCACCGTCGTACGCCGACCCGGACTTCGACCTCGACCACGCCGGCAGGTGGGGCAGGTGGGCGGCGGAGGGGCGAGAGCTGGTCGGCGGTCTCGTCCAGGACCACCGACCCGACGTGGTGGTGGTGAACCTCGGGGTCAACGACCTCCTCTGGGACGGCTACGTCGACGTCACCGTCTCGCAACTGCAGGAACTGATCGCGAACGCGCAGGCCGCAGACCCCGATCTCGACATCGTGGTCAGCGAGCTCCTCCAGGAATGGCTGCGCACGGGCCCCTTCGACACCGAACCGCGAGCCGCGGAGCTGAACGACCGCCTGCCGGCGCTGGCCGAGGCGATGTCGACGGAGACGTCGCGGGTGGTGGTCGCCGACGCTGCGCACGGGTTCGCCCTCGACGACACCTACGACGGGCTGCACCCGAACGCTGCCGGTGAGGTCAAGATCGCGGCGGCCGTCGCGGACGCGCTCGCCGAGCTCGGCGTCGGCGCAGCGTTCCCGCGACCGCTGCCGTCCGTGCCCGCCGTCCCCACGAGCGCTCCGCGGGTGAGGGTCGCGGCGGAGTCCGGGGGTGCGACGGTGTCGTGGTCGCCGGTGACGGGAGCCTCGGCGTACGAGGTGTCGTACCGACCGGCCGGAGGCAGGCCCTGGCAGCTCGTGGTCGCCGGGGCGAGGCGTGGGCCGGTGCGGCTGACGGGCCTGAGGAACGGGCGGCGGTACGCCGTCCGCGTACAGGCGTGGAAGGGCGCCTCGGCCGGCGCGATCGGCGAGGCCGTGGTCGCGCCGCAGTACCCGCCGCCGGAGGCCGTGAGGAAGCTGCGGGCCCGGCGCTCAGCGCGTTCGCTGAGCGTGTCGTGGCCGGCCGCCGCGGGGGCGACGGGCTATCGCATCGAGTGGCGCCGGCCCGGGAGGGCGGCGCGGGCAAAGACGTCGACGAAGCCGGGGACGGTGCTGCGGCGCCTGGCGCCGCACCGTAAGTACGTGGTGACGGTCGAGCCGCGGGCGGGCGAGGTGCCGGGGCCCCGCACCCGGGCGTCATTCACCACCCGCCGCCGCTGA
- a CDS encoding LCP family protein, whose amino-acid sequence MTLLGALLPGSGLVWSGRRVLGWLVLLPTVVALAAAAWYVGRDLRAVLDFATSPTQLQIAAAVIVLGLLGWAGLVVLTYRQVRPLRRPRWHTVVGHTFVVALCLLVGTPFAYAARSALVTSDLVESVFGDNQTATSPEDVSEANPWGDRKRVNVLLLGGDGGEGRTGVRTDTVILASISVKTGRTIMFSLPRNMMNAQFPDDSPLHDLYPDGYSGSEDDGFYMLNAIYGQIPQHHPGVLGNSKNEGADAIKQAVAGSLGIRVDYYVLANLKGFEDVVDAMGGITVNVNEPVAINGNTDAGIPPTGYIQPGPDRHLDGFHALWFARGRWGSDDYERMERQRCTIDAIIEAADPATLITRYTDLATTGKEVLSSDIPLDLLPAFVELGLKVKDAKVKSVVFKRSDKFFSGDPDFEWMHEAVARAIEPKPAKPSAPTQSPSTTPGDAPSGTPTDEPTVDPGAAVDARDSCGYQPADGVEAAAQ is encoded by the coding sequence GTGACCCTGCTGGGGGCGCTGCTCCCGGGCTCGGGCCTGGTGTGGAGCGGACGGCGGGTGCTGGGCTGGCTCGTCCTGCTGCCCACGGTCGTCGCCCTCGCGGCCGCGGCCTGGTACGTCGGCCGCGACCTGCGGGCCGTCCTCGACTTCGCGACCTCCCCGACCCAGCTGCAGATCGCGGCCGCGGTGATCGTGCTCGGCCTGCTCGGCTGGGCCGGCCTGGTCGTCCTGACCTACCGCCAGGTCCGACCGCTGCGGCGGCCGCGCTGGCACACGGTCGTCGGCCACACCTTCGTGGTGGCGCTCTGCCTGCTGGTCGGCACCCCCTTCGCGTACGCCGCCCGCTCGGCCCTGGTGACCTCCGACCTGGTCGAGAGCGTCTTCGGCGACAACCAGACCGCGACGTCGCCCGAGGACGTCAGCGAGGCGAACCCCTGGGGCGACCGCAAGCGGGTGAACGTCCTGCTCCTCGGGGGCGACGGCGGCGAGGGTCGCACGGGCGTCCGCACGGACACCGTCATCCTGGCCAGCATCTCGGTGAAGACCGGCCGGACGATCATGTTCAGCCTGCCGCGCAACATGATGAACGCCCAGTTCCCGGACGACAGCCCGCTCCACGACCTCTACCCGGACGGCTACTCCGGGTCCGAGGACGACGGCTTCTACATGCTCAACGCGATCTACGGCCAGATCCCGCAGCACCACCCCGGCGTACTGGGCAACAGCAAGAACGAGGGCGCCGACGCGATCAAGCAGGCGGTGGCGGGCAGTCTCGGCATCCGGGTGGACTACTACGTCCTGGCCAACCTGAAGGGGTTCGAGGACGTCGTCGACGCCATGGGCGGCATCACCGTGAACGTCAACGAGCCGGTCGCGATCAACGGCAACACCGACGCCGGCATCCCGCCGACGGGCTACATCCAGCCCGGTCCCGACCGGCACCTCGACGGCTTCCACGCGCTCTGGTTCGCCCGCGGGCGCTGGGGCTCCGACGACTACGAGCGGATGGAGCGACAGCGCTGCACGATCGACGCGATCATCGAAGCCGCCGATCCCGCGACCCTGATCACCCGCTACACCGACCTCGCCACGACCGGCAAGGAGGTGCTCTCCAGCGACATCCCGCTCGACCTGCTGCCCGCCTTCGTCGAGCTCGGGCTGAAGGTCAAGGACGCCAAGGTCAAGTCGGTCGTCTTCAAGAGGTCCGACAAGTTCTTCTCCGGGGACCCGGACTTCGAGTGGATGCACGAGGCGGTGGCCCGAGCCATCGAGCCCAAGCCGGCCAAGCCGAGCGCCCCCACCCAGTCGCCGAGCACGACGCCCGGCGATGCTCCGAGCGGCACCCCGACCGACGAGCCGACCGTCGACCCCGGCGCGGCCGTCGACGCCCGGGACTCGTGTGGCTACCAGCCGGCCGACGGGGTCGAGGCGGCCGCGCAGTAG
- a CDS encoding PIG-L deacetylase family protein produces MSEPPPPLEPLREDWRRALCVVAHPDDMEFGAAAAVARWTGQGKDVGYCMVTSGEAGIDAMHPDECRRVREAEQVASADLVGVSDVEFLGLPDGILEYGVPLRRAIAAEVRRTRPDIVVTGNFRDTWGGRNLNQADHIAVGRAVLDAVRDAGNRWIFPEQLSADVEPWSGVREVWAFGSPQAAHGVDTTTTFDAGVASLEAHAAYIAGLGWADFDAREFLEGTSRATGQRLGVAFGASFEVFAMGWGE; encoded by the coding sequence ATGAGCGAGCCACCACCTCCCCTCGAGCCACTCCGTGAGGACTGGCGACGCGCGCTGTGCGTGGTCGCGCACCCCGACGACATGGAGTTCGGGGCCGCGGCCGCCGTCGCCCGGTGGACCGGACAGGGCAAGGACGTCGGCTACTGCATGGTGACGAGCGGCGAGGCCGGCATCGACGCGATGCACCCGGACGAGTGCCGTCGGGTGCGCGAGGCCGAGCAGGTCGCCTCGGCCGACCTCGTCGGGGTGAGCGACGTGGAGTTCCTCGGTCTCCCCGACGGGATCCTCGAGTACGGCGTCCCGCTGCGCCGCGCGATCGCGGCCGAGGTGCGTCGTACCCGCCCCGACATCGTGGTGACCGGCAACTTCCGCGACACCTGGGGCGGCCGCAACCTCAACCAGGCCGACCACATCGCCGTCGGGCGGGCGGTGCTCGACGCGGTCCGCGACGCGGGCAACCGCTGGATCTTCCCCGAGCAGCTGAGCGCCGACGTCGAGCCCTGGAGCGGGGTCCGCGAGGTCTGGGCCTTCGGCTCCCCGCAGGCCGCCCACGGCGTCGATACGACGACGACCTTCGACGCGGGGGTCGCCTCGTTGGAGGCGCACGCCGCCTACATCGCCGGGCTCGGGTGGGCGGACTTCGATGCCCGCGAGTTCCTCGAAGGCACCTCCCGGGCGACCGGGCAGCGCCTCGGCGTCGCGTTCGGAGCGTCCTTCGAGGTGTTCGCGATGGGCTGGGGCGAGTAG
- a CDS encoding class I SAM-dependent methyltransferase — translation MPDDHEHHHEHHDDGHATVLDLDGEVLGSHLQEVLDWATAGLEPRVVADLGAGTGTGTRLLARRFPEATIVAVDRSEQHLAHLRTQLSASYDAGRLRTVSADLDAGWPAAADGAELVWTASALHHLADPARLLREAHAALAPGGVLVAVEIAELPRFLPAEVGDGLEERLQEVLAAAGWNTHPDWRPVLELAGFSVEHRVLGGRVEPLPASAAAYAQTWLGRVRHGLGDALAEADRDLLDQLLGDGPDGLRHRGDLTVRGSRSVWLARA, via the coding sequence ATGCCGGACGACCACGAGCACCACCACGAGCACCACGACGACGGTCACGCCACCGTCCTGGACCTCGACGGCGAGGTGCTCGGCAGCCACCTCCAGGAGGTGCTGGACTGGGCCACCGCCGGCCTCGAGCCGCGCGTGGTGGCCGACCTCGGTGCGGGCACCGGCACGGGCACCCGGCTGCTGGCGCGACGCTTCCCCGAGGCCACCATCGTCGCCGTGGACCGGTCCGAGCAGCACCTCGCGCACCTGCGCACCCAGCTTTCGGCGTCGTACGACGCCGGCCGGCTGCGGACGGTGAGCGCCGACCTCGACGCCGGCTGGCCGGCGGCGGCGGACGGCGCGGAGCTGGTGTGGACGGCCTCCGCGCTGCACCACCTCGCCGATCCGGCCCGGCTGCTGCGCGAGGCGCACGCGGCGCTCGCCCCCGGCGGGGTGCTGGTCGCCGTCGAGATCGCCGAGCTGCCGCGATTCCTGCCGGCGGAGGTCGGGGACGGCCTGGAGGAGCGGCTGCAGGAGGTGCTGGCCGCGGCCGGCTGGAACACCCACCCCGACTGGCGGCCGGTCCTGGAGCTGGCCGGCTTCTCGGTCGAGCACCGGGTCCTCGGAGGGCGGGTGGAACCGCTCCCGGCGTCGGCGGCGGCGTACGCGCAGACCTGGCTGGGACGGGTCCGACACGGTCTCGGCGACGCGCTGGCCGAGGCCGACCGGGACCTGCTCGACCAGCTCCTCGGCGACGGGCCGGATGGGCTGCGGCATCGTGGCGACCTGACGGTCCGGGGCAGCAGGTCCGTCTGGCTCGCCCGGGCCTGA